In Streptomyces puniciscabiei, a single genomic region encodes these proteins:
- a CDS encoding type IV secretory system conjugative DNA transfer family protein, whose translation MRPDARDRREDRRDGQGGIPDGLLIGILAFLLGMTLLVWTATGLAALFAHGAWPHGVTFTRTPVAMRHLIGAPHDLTGAWPDAPASQLSGWGLFWGLFIGQLMALFVLTVFVMGTVARWRAGRTRRAAAAKGTPQPTAGAAHPAAQAEQRYEVPPQRTEPVPAPTVPLQETPSPSVPVADFPADGERLGGWEKILVAPTEGRRTAAARAVRDAEGPTLVVTSNPALWTETKDARAKLGPTLLYDPTHLCDTPARLHWTPTAGCEDRQTALNTATALLSPVQPTAKIDQAVADTAVTLLRSYLHAAALEDRTIRHVHRWSQGTQVQDAVRTLRTHPKAAPGAAGELEAALTAHPERRDIAQELTSRALSALSTVNIREACTPNRTDALSLDSFVHEGGTLYVVGESIEDPRSNPGAMPLLTALVSSVVERGRRMAERSSSGRLDPPLTLVLDDVAAVAPIPQLPDLLATGTDQGLPTLALLRSREQARSRWPHRELPV comes from the coding sequence GTGAGACCGGACGCTCGCGACCGCCGCGAGGACCGCCGGGACGGCCAGGGCGGCATCCCCGACGGCCTGCTGATCGGCATACTCGCGTTCCTCCTCGGCATGACCCTGCTGGTGTGGACGGCCACGGGTCTCGCCGCCCTGTTCGCCCACGGCGCCTGGCCGCACGGCGTCACCTTCACCCGCACCCCCGTCGCCATGCGCCACCTCATCGGCGCACCCCACGACCTCACCGGCGCCTGGCCCGACGCCCCCGCCTCCCAGCTCTCCGGCTGGGGCCTGTTCTGGGGCCTGTTCATCGGCCAGCTGATGGCCCTGTTCGTCCTCACCGTGTTCGTCATGGGAACGGTGGCGAGATGGCGGGCGGGCAGGACACGGCGGGCGGCGGCCGCCAAGGGCACACCGCAGCCGACTGCCGGGGCAGCGCACCCGGCTGCGCAGGCCGAGCAGCGGTACGAGGTGCCACCGCAGCGCACGGAGCCGGTACCCGCGCCGACGGTGCCCCTCCAGGAGACGCCCTCTCCCAGCGTCCCTGTCGCTGACTTCCCGGCCGACGGCGAACGGCTGGGCGGGTGGGAGAAGATCCTCGTGGCACCCACGGAAGGCCGCCGGACGGCCGCGGCCCGGGCCGTACGCGACGCCGAAGGCCCCACGCTCGTCGTCACCTCGAACCCGGCCCTCTGGACGGAGACGAAGGACGCCAGAGCCAAGCTCGGCCCCACCCTCCTCTACGACCCCACCCACCTCTGCGACACCCCGGCCCGCCTCCACTGGACCCCCACAGCCGGCTGCGAGGACAGACAGACCGCACTGAACACAGCCACCGCCCTGCTCAGCCCCGTACAGCCCACGGCCAAGATCGACCAGGCGGTCGCCGACACGGCGGTGACGCTCCTGCGGAGCTACCTCCACGCCGCCGCCCTGGAGGACCGCACCATCCGTCATGTGCACCGCTGGTCCCAGGGCACCCAGGTCCAGGACGCCGTACGCACCCTGCGCACCCACCCCAAGGCCGCCCCCGGCGCCGCCGGCGAACTCGAGGCCGCGCTCACCGCGCACCCCGAACGCCGGGACATCGCCCAGGAGCTGACCAGCCGGGCCCTCTCGGCCCTGTCCACGGTGAACATCCGCGAGGCCTGCACCCCGAACCGAACAGATGCCCTGTCACTGGATTCCTTCGTTCACGAAGGGGGCACGCTTTATGTGGTCGGTGAATCCATCGAGGACCCCAGGAGCAATCCGGGCGCGATGCCCCTCCTGACGGCCCTCGTCTCCAGCGTGGTCGAGCGCGGCCGGCGCATGGCCGAACGGTCATCCTCCGGTCGGCTCGACCCACCACTCACGCTCGTCCTGGACGACGTCGCAGCCGTGGCCCCCATCCCCCAGCTCCCCGACCTGCTCGCCACCGGCACCGACCAGGGCCTGCCCACCCTCGCCCTGCTCCGCTCCCGCGAACAGGCCCGCTCGCGCTGGCCGCACCGGGAACTGCCGGTCTAG
- a CDS encoding ATP-binding protein, with amino-acid sequence MRDPLSVLTDAFTSFLFGKVETTRSPVRTSTGQAQAVYLPTAAPGLGDSGVIIGREVYSGKGYIYDPFQLYGQQLPAPHWLVLGESGNGKSALEKTYVLRQLRFKDRQVVVLDAQGEDGVGEWNLIAEELGITPIRLDPMAALDHGIRLNPLDPAITTTGQLALLRTIIEVAMGHGLDERSGFALKVAHSYVNESILDRQPVLSDIVEQLRHPEPESAEAMNVAIDDVRAWGLDVALVLDRLVDGDLRGMFDGPTTVGIDLDAPLIVFDLSHIDRNSIAMPILMAIVGVWLEHTWIRPDRKKRIFLVEEAWHIINSPFVAQLFQRLLKFGRRLGLSFVAVVHHLSDVVDGAAAKEAAAILKMASTRTIYAQKADEARATGRVLGLPRWAVEIIPTLTPGIAVWDVNGNVQVVKHLVTETERPLVFTDRAMTESSSDLTADDALRAAELEAEQRAAAFVEQHLGDSESTVA; translated from the coding sequence ATGCGGGATCCGCTGTCCGTCCTCACCGACGCCTTCACCTCCTTCCTCTTCGGGAAGGTCGAGACGACCCGGTCGCCGGTGCGCACCTCCACGGGCCAGGCCCAGGCGGTCTACCTGCCCACGGCCGCGCCCGGCCTCGGCGACTCCGGCGTCATCATCGGCCGCGAGGTGTACTCCGGCAAGGGCTACATCTACGACCCCTTCCAGCTCTACGGCCAGCAGCTCCCGGCCCCGCACTGGCTGGTCCTCGGCGAGTCCGGCAACGGCAAGTCGGCCCTGGAGAAGACCTACGTCCTGCGCCAGCTGCGCTTCAAGGACCGCCAGGTCGTCGTCCTGGACGCCCAGGGCGAGGACGGCGTCGGGGAATGGAACCTGATCGCGGAGGAACTGGGGATAACACCCATCCGGCTGGACCCGATGGCCGCCCTGGACCACGGCATCCGGCTCAACCCCCTCGATCCGGCGATCACCACCACCGGCCAGCTCGCGCTGCTCCGGACGATCATCGAGGTCGCGATGGGCCACGGCCTGGACGAACGTTCCGGCTTCGCGCTCAAGGTCGCCCACTCCTACGTCAACGAGTCGATCCTCGACCGCCAGCCGGTCCTCTCCGACATCGTCGAGCAGCTACGGCACCCGGAGCCGGAGTCGGCCGAGGCGATGAACGTCGCCATAGACGACGTACGGGCCTGGGGACTGGATGTCGCCCTCGTGCTGGACCGGCTGGTCGACGGTGACCTGCGCGGCATGTTCGACGGCCCGACGACCGTGGGGATCGACCTGGACGCCCCGCTGATCGTCTTCGACCTCTCCCACATCGACCGCAACTCCATCGCCATGCCCATCCTCATGGCGATCGTCGGCGTGTGGCTGGAGCACACCTGGATCCGCCCCGACCGCAAGAAGCGCATCTTCCTGGTCGAGGAGGCCTGGCACATCATCAACAGCCCGTTCGTGGCCCAGCTCTTCCAGCGGCTGCTGAAGTTCGGGCGCCGGCTGGGTCTCTCGTTCGTGGCGGTGGTCCACCATCTGTCGGACGTGGTGGACGGGGCGGCGGCCAAGGAGGCCGCGGCCATCCTGAAGATGGCCTCGACCAGGACCATCTACGCCCAGAAGGCCGACGAGGCCCGGGCCACCGGCCGGGTGCTGGGTTTGCCGAGGTGGGCCGTGGAAATCATCCCGACACTGACGCCCGGCATCGCTGTATGGGACGTCAACGGCAACGTCCAGGTGGTCAAACACCTGGTCACGGAGACGGAGCGCCCGCTGGTCTTCACCGACCGCGCGATGACCGAGTCCTCCAGCGACCTCACGGCCGACGACGCGCTGCGCGCCGCCGAGCTGGAGGCCGAGCAGCGGGCGGCGGCCTTCGTGGAACAGCATCTGGGCGACTCCGAGTCGACCGTGGCCTAG
- a CDS encoding SCO6880 family protein: MTTESHLSHPVTPRRTYLIGRARPNAIIGRNRESGEIALIIAGAFLGMMCGLLVPVLSLRIVLLMGFPLLALAAVYVPYKRRTFYKWFEINRSYKRAVKRGEAVYRSGAMEAGTRLDGREIEVGPPPGIGRITWLAAPFGPDEIAVLLHADRKTVTAAIEIEGPGVGLRDSEDQEALVDRFGTLLKHVANGDGFVTRLQMLARTLPADPDAHAKDVAQRGDPRSPGWLQQSYDQLQSMVSTSSEQHRAYLVACMPYNRELAAEAHAMARAMRARGSKVDRDAGLAVVMARELTDICSRLQEADIRVRQPLGQGRLASLIHSMYDPDHPIDHIQAMTKRNAWPAELDATEPTFLQAKTRESNTRAPWCHATAWVKEWPMTPVGVNFLAPLLVHTPDVIRTVAVTMDLEPTEVAIERMLTEKTNDEAEASRAAKMNRTVDPRDVAAHNRLDQRGEDLASGAAGVNLVGYITVSARTPDALNRDKRTIRASAGKSYLKLEWCDREHHRAFVNTLPFATGIRR; this comes from the coding sequence TTGACGACCGAGTCCCACCTGTCCCATCCGGTCACGCCCCGCCGTACGTATCTCATCGGCCGCGCCCGGCCGAACGCGATCATCGGCCGGAACCGCGAGTCCGGCGAGATCGCGCTGATCATCGCGGGCGCGTTCCTCGGCATGATGTGCGGCCTCCTGGTCCCGGTGCTGTCCTTGCGGATCGTGCTGCTGATGGGCTTCCCGCTGCTCGCACTCGCCGCGGTCTACGTGCCGTACAAGCGCCGCACCTTCTACAAGTGGTTCGAGATCAACCGCAGCTACAAGCGCGCCGTCAAGCGGGGCGAGGCCGTCTACCGGTCCGGCGCCATGGAGGCCGGGACCCGGCTCGACGGGCGGGAGATCGAGGTCGGGCCGCCGCCCGGCATCGGACGGATCACCTGGCTCGCCGCACCCTTCGGGCCCGACGAGATCGCCGTCCTCCTGCACGCCGACCGCAAGACCGTCACCGCCGCCATCGAGATCGAGGGCCCCGGCGTCGGCCTGCGCGACTCCGAGGACCAGGAGGCCCTGGTCGACCGGTTCGGCACGCTGCTCAAGCACGTCGCCAACGGCGACGGGTTCGTGACCCGGCTGCAGATGCTCGCCCGCACCCTGCCCGCCGACCCCGACGCACACGCCAAGGACGTCGCCCAGCGCGGCGACCCCCGCTCCCCCGGCTGGCTCCAGCAGTCGTACGACCAGCTGCAGTCCATGGTGTCCACCAGCAGCGAGCAGCACCGCGCCTACCTCGTCGCCTGCATGCCCTACAACCGCGAACTGGCCGCCGAGGCGCACGCCATGGCCCGCGCCATGCGCGCCCGCGGCAGCAAGGTCGACCGGGACGCAGGCCTCGCGGTGGTCATGGCCCGCGAGCTGACCGACATCTGCTCACGGCTCCAGGAGGCCGACATCCGGGTCCGCCAGCCGCTGGGCCAGGGCCGCCTCGCCTCCCTCATCCACTCCATGTACGACCCCGACCACCCCATCGACCACATCCAGGCGATGACCAAGCGCAACGCCTGGCCGGCCGAGCTCGACGCCACGGAGCCCACCTTCCTCCAGGCCAAGACCCGCGAGTCCAACACCCGCGCCCCCTGGTGCCACGCCACCGCCTGGGTGAAGGAGTGGCCGATGACCCCGGTCGGGGTCAACTTCCTGGCGCCCCTGCTCGTCCACACCCCGGACGTCATCCGAACGGTCGCCGTGACGATGGATCTCGAGCCCACCGAGGTAGCCATCGAACGCATGCTGACCGAGAAGACCAACGACGAGGCCGAGGCCTCCCGCGCCGCCAAGATGAACCGCACCGTGGACCCGCGGGACGTCGCCGCGCACAACCGCCTCGACCAGCGGGGCGAGGACCTCGCGAGCGGCGCCGCCGGCGTCAACCTCGTCGGCTACATCACCGTCTCCGCCCGCACCCCGGACGCCCTCAACCGCGACAAGCGCACCATAAGGGCCTCCGCCGGCAAGTCGTACCTCAAGCTGGAGTGGTGCGACCGGGAGCACCACCGCGCCTTCGTGAACACACTTCCCTTCGCCACCGGCATCCGAAGGTAG
- a CDS encoding TetR/AcrR family transcriptional regulator: MVRMPRMSPSPTKNRPYHHGDLRAALLKSAERTLREKGAGALSLRELARDVGVSHAAPGRHFKDKQALMDALALDGYERLNRALDTAAGRPGLTFEGRMAALARAYLGFAVENPELLELMFARKHDPDSSDRLAAAVDESFGSLTRMIADAQERGEIVAGDPEQITMIAAASLHGLAALIAACALDAEEAMSGLDEHVHLLLNGLRPR, encoded by the coding sequence ATGGTCCGCATGCCGCGCATGTCCCCGTCACCGACGAAGAACCGCCCCTACCACCACGGAGACCTGCGCGCCGCCCTGCTCAAGAGCGCCGAGCGCACCCTGCGCGAGAAGGGGGCCGGCGCGCTCTCGCTGCGCGAACTGGCCCGGGACGTCGGGGTGAGCCACGCGGCCCCCGGCCGGCACTTCAAGGACAAGCAGGCCCTCATGGACGCCCTCGCGCTGGACGGGTACGAGCGGCTGAACCGGGCCCTGGACACCGCCGCCGGACGGCCCGGGCTCACCTTCGAGGGACGGATGGCGGCCCTCGCCCGGGCCTACCTCGGCTTCGCCGTCGAGAACCCCGAACTGCTGGAGCTGATGTTCGCGCGCAAGCACGACCCCGACAGCTCCGACCGGCTCGCCGCGGCCGTCGACGAGTCCTTCGGCTCCCTCACCAGGATGATCGCGGACGCCCAGGAGCGGGGCGAGATCGTCGCGGGCGACCCGGAGCAGATCACCATGATCGCCGCCGCGAGCCTGCACGGCCTCGCCGCCCTCATCGCCGCCTGCGCGCTCGACGCCGAGGAGGCGATGAGCGGCCTGGACGAGCACGTGCATCTGCTGCTGAACGGACTCCGGCCGCGGTGA
- a CDS encoding oxidoreductase: MTDNWNATHLPDLTGRTAVITGANSGLGLVTAEALARAGAHVVFAVRDLARGGAAAAKVSGSTEVRRLDLADLDSVREFAAGWDRPLDLLINNAGVMMLPEQRTRQGFEMQFGTNHLGHFALTNLLLPHVTDRVVTVSSGLHRGGVIHFEDVNLRGRYTPTRAYAQSKLANLLFTLELQRRLTEAGSPVRALAAHPGYAATNLQSHHANPLARGLMAIGNRLFAQSDRAGARPTLYAASQDLPGASYVGPAGLGEMRGAPTLVGRSAAAADPAAARRLWTLSEEMTGVEWGLKSVSGP; this comes from the coding sequence ATGACCGATAACTGGAACGCGACCCACCTCCCCGACCTGACCGGCCGTACGGCCGTGATCACCGGCGCCAACAGCGGCCTCGGGCTGGTCACCGCCGAGGCGCTGGCCCGGGCCGGGGCGCATGTGGTGTTCGCCGTACGGGACCTCGCGCGGGGCGGCGCCGCCGCGGCGAAGGTGAGCGGCAGTACCGAGGTGCGCCGCCTGGACCTGGCCGACCTGGACTCGGTACGGGAGTTCGCGGCCGGCTGGGACCGCCCGCTGGACCTGCTGATCAACAACGCGGGCGTGATGATGCTGCCGGAGCAGCGCACCAGGCAGGGCTTCGAGATGCAGTTCGGCACGAACCACCTGGGCCACTTCGCGCTGACGAACCTGCTGCTGCCCCATGTGACGGACCGGGTGGTGACGGTGTCCTCGGGCCTGCACCGCGGGGGAGTGATCCACTTCGAGGACGTCAACCTGCGCGGCCGCTACACCCCGACCCGCGCCTACGCCCAGTCCAAGCTGGCCAATCTCCTCTTCACCCTGGAACTGCAGCGCCGCCTCACCGAGGCCGGCTCACCGGTCCGCGCCCTCGCCGCACACCCCGGCTACGCGGCCACCAACCTCCAGAGCCACCACGCGAACCCCCTGGCGAGGGGCCTCATGGCCATCGGCAACCGGCTCTTCGCGCAGAGCGACAGGGCAGGTGCCCGGCCGACCCTCTACGCCGCGAGCCAGGACCTCCCCGGCGCGTCCTACGTCGGCCCGGCCGGCCTCGGCGAGATGCGCGGCGCGCCCACCCTGGTCGGCCGCAGCGCGGCGGCCGCCGACCCGGCGGCGGCCCGGCGCCTGTGGACGCTGTCGGAGGAGATGACGGGGGTGGAGTGGGGGCTGAAGTCGGTCAGCGGGCCGTGA
- a CDS encoding trypsin-like serine peptidase, with product MKRISRITVTTRPALLGAVVMLALTSASVAAADDGPGPLGVTADAAATRQTARVGALFGADRADDLSGGHFCTASVVHSPQGNLLVTAAHCVGDPSTDLVFVPGYRDGQAPFGVWKVAKRYLPDGWAKDQDEDSDVALVTVDDLDGRPIEDVVGANRFTTGTATGATAVTVVGYPDSREVPISCTNKPVPHSSTQQRIDCPSLTSGTSGSPWINGDHQVVGILGGHEEGGSTDDVSYSVVLGGKAAELYKDAIGDP from the coding sequence ATGAAGCGCATCTCACGCATCACGGTCACCACGCGTCCCGCGCTGCTCGGGGCCGTGGTGATGCTTGCCCTGACGTCGGCGTCCGTGGCGGCCGCCGATGACGGGCCGGGACCCCTGGGGGTCACCGCCGATGCCGCGGCGACTCGGCAGACGGCGAGGGTCGGCGCGCTGTTCGGCGCCGACCGGGCCGACGACCTGTCCGGCGGCCACTTCTGCACGGCCTCGGTCGTGCACAGCCCGCAGGGCAACCTCCTCGTCACCGCCGCGCACTGCGTGGGCGACCCCAGCACCGACCTGGTGTTCGTGCCGGGCTACCGGGACGGGCAGGCGCCGTTCGGGGTGTGGAAGGTCGCCAAGCGCTACCTGCCCGACGGCTGGGCCAAGGACCAGGACGAGGACAGTGACGTCGCCCTCGTGACCGTGGACGACCTGGACGGCAGGCCGATCGAGGACGTGGTGGGGGCCAACCGGTTCACCACCGGTACGGCCACCGGGGCCACGGCTGTGACCGTCGTCGGCTACCCGGACTCCCGCGAGGTGCCCATCAGCTGCACCAACAAGCCGGTCCCGCACAGCAGCACCCAGCAGCGCATCGACTGCCCCAGCCTCACCAGCGGCACCAGCGGCAGCCCTTGGATCAACGGGGACCACCAGGTCGTCGGCATCCTCGGCGGCCACGAGGAGGGCGGCTCGACCGACGACGTCTCCTACAGCGTGGTGCTCGGCGGCAAGGCGGCCGAGCTGTACAAGGACGCGATCGGCGATCCCTGA
- a CDS encoding NlpC/P60 family protein, translating into MGFVMLLVVGVYVVAGNLMGGIVSAGRGLSKGAVPAAYQGLVQKWGNLCPQLTPALLAAQLYQESGWNPRIVSPANAQGIAQFIPGTWAIYGIDGNGDGKRDVWDPNDAIPSAASYDCQLAKDVKDVPGNVSDNMLAAYNAGAYRVIKAGGVPGISETQNYVQRINSLAKSFAAPVTRIDPTRQAAGAIAFAQSKLGTPYLWGGEGSAEQGGRFDCSGLTQAAYAKVGISLPRVANDQYNAGPHPSRDQLLPGDLVFFSTDPRDSRAIHHVGIYVGGGYMIDAPRTGAVIRFDPVDTAEYFGATRVTEDGAKALPTTV; encoded by the coding sequence ATGGGCTTCGTCATGCTGCTCGTCGTCGGGGTCTACGTCGTCGCCGGGAACCTCATGGGCGGGATCGTCTCGGCGGGCCGGGGGCTGTCCAAGGGGGCCGTACCGGCTGCTTACCAGGGGCTCGTGCAGAAGTGGGGCAACCTGTGCCCGCAGCTGACCCCCGCGCTGCTCGCCGCGCAGCTGTACCAGGAGAGCGGCTGGAACCCGAGAATCGTCAGCCCGGCCAACGCGCAGGGCATCGCGCAGTTCATCCCCGGCACGTGGGCCATCTACGGCATCGACGGCAACGGGGACGGCAAGCGGGACGTGTGGGATCCCAACGACGCGATCCCGTCCGCCGCTTCGTACGACTGCCAGCTGGCGAAAGACGTGAAGGACGTGCCGGGCAACGTCTCCGACAACATGCTCGCCGCCTACAACGCCGGTGCGTACCGGGTGATAAAGGCCGGCGGGGTGCCCGGCATCAGCGAGACCCAGAACTACGTCCAGCGGATCAACAGCCTGGCCAAGAGCTTCGCCGCCCCCGTCACCCGTATCGACCCCACCCGGCAAGCCGCCGGTGCCATCGCCTTCGCGCAGAGCAAGCTCGGTACGCCGTATCTGTGGGGTGGGGAGGGATCGGCCGAGCAGGGTGGGCGGTTCGACTGTTCGGGGCTGACGCAGGCCGCGTACGCGAAGGTGGGGATCAGTCTGCCGCGTGTGGCCAATGATCAGTACAACGCCGGACCGCACCCGTCGCGGGACCAGCTTCTCCCGGGTGACCTGGTGTTCTTCTCGACCGACCCCAGAGACTCGCGGGCCATCCACCACGTGGGCATCTATGTGGGCGGCGGGTACATGATCGACGCGCCGAGGACGGGGGCCGTCATCCGGTTCGATCCGGTCGACACGGCCGAGTACTTCGGTGCCACCCGGGTCACCGAGGATGGCGCGAAAGCGCTCCCCACGACGGTGTGA
- a CDS encoding phosphatase PAP2 family protein codes for MAVLAESGSNPDVDLLYDINGLAKDAPHWFDRVMEFVGEYGLLVATVLLVLWCWWSVRRRGAEDAASSVAALVWAPLAAGIAVLVNVPIRGFVERPRPFVDHQGLDVLVSGKTDFSFVSDHATITMALGVGLFVANRRFGIAGIGLALLEGFCRVYMGVHYPTDVVGGFALGTAVALLLSPPAMALLTPLMRAVERSRRAGWLVRRRSATPAGRDPLLPSARTALESEERDLAA; via the coding sequence ATGGCTGTACTCGCCGAATCCGGATCGAACCCCGACGTCGACCTGCTCTACGACATCAATGGCCTGGCCAAGGACGCGCCCCACTGGTTCGACCGGGTCATGGAGTTCGTCGGAGAGTACGGCCTGCTGGTGGCCACGGTGCTGCTGGTGCTGTGGTGCTGGTGGTCCGTGCGGCGCCGGGGCGCCGAGGATGCCGCGTCCTCCGTCGCCGCGCTGGTGTGGGCGCCGCTCGCCGCCGGCATCGCGGTGCTGGTCAATGTCCCCATCAGGGGGTTCGTGGAGCGGCCCCGCCCCTTCGTCGATCACCAGGGGCTGGACGTCCTCGTCTCCGGCAAGACCGACTTCTCCTTCGTCAGCGACCACGCGACGATCACCATGGCGCTGGGCGTCGGCCTCTTCGTCGCCAACCGCCGCTTCGGCATCGCGGGCATCGGCCTCGCGCTGCTGGAGGGCTTCTGCCGGGTCTACATGGGCGTGCACTATCCGACGGACGTCGTCGGCGGCTTCGCCCTCGGTACGGCCGTCGCGCTGCTGCTGTCGCCGCCGGCCATGGCGCTGCTCACCCCGCTGATGCGAGCGGTGGAGCGGTCGCGGCGGGCGGGGTGGCTCGTACGGCGGCGCTCGGCGACGCCGGCCGGCCGGGACCCGCTGCTGCCGAGCGCCCGTACCGCGCTGGAGTCGGAGGAACGGGACCTGGCGGCGTAG
- a CDS encoding FAD-binding oxidoreductase, which translates to MERRRFIAGGTAVLAATALTGCSSGTNRSTTAATTRSSSLTSLKTTSANAAANWTALAHALDGTLLRPGDASWTTAHQLYNTRFDTLKPAAVAYVAHADDIRTALSYAQAHGVRVSIRNGGHSYAGYSSGDNRLILDVSKLNRIRVSGGTAVVGAGSKLIDVYRALAAKGVTIPAGSCPTVGVSGLVLGGGHGVASRAYGLTCDSLTQATVITADGTQVTANASSHSDLFWALRGAGNGNFGVVTELQFKTHPAPQAVTAYMTWPWAKAAAVLRAWQEWGPTQPDEIWSSLHLECSPGRTPTISVACFSLGTYGELQNAVDRLAHAAGANASSVTLRRRGYEEAMEIYAGCSSFSSDAQCHLPGSTPGRSPQGRLGRETYAARSDFFDRSLSAAGIQTVLRQIASVRGGAGSIAFTALGGAVNRVSPTATAFVHRRSRMLAQYIASWGAGASGGTAQSWLASAHQAMAPYASGAAYQNYTDSTLKDWKKAYYGDAATRLATVKKQYDPQRFFSYAQGL; encoded by the coding sequence ATGGAACGGCGTAGGTTCATCGCGGGCGGCACGGCCGTACTGGCCGCGACCGCACTGACCGGCTGCAGCTCGGGTACGAACAGGTCCACCACCGCGGCGACCACCCGCTCATCCTCACTCACGTCGCTCAAGACCACCAGCGCGAACGCCGCCGCGAACTGGACGGCCCTCGCCCATGCCCTGGACGGCACCCTGCTCCGGCCCGGCGACGCGTCCTGGACGACGGCCCACCAGCTGTACAACACCCGCTTCGACACCCTGAAGCCCGCCGCGGTGGCGTACGTCGCACACGCCGACGACATCCGTACGGCCCTCTCCTACGCCCAGGCGCACGGCGTCCGCGTCTCCATACGCAACGGCGGCCACTCCTACGCGGGCTACTCCTCCGGCGACAACCGCCTCATCCTCGACGTGTCCAAGCTGAACCGCATACGGGTCTCCGGCGGGACGGCGGTCGTCGGCGCCGGCTCCAAGCTGATCGACGTCTACCGGGCGCTGGCCGCGAAGGGCGTGACCATACCCGCGGGCTCCTGTCCCACCGTCGGCGTCTCCGGCCTGGTCCTCGGCGGCGGCCACGGCGTCGCCTCCCGCGCCTACGGCCTGACCTGCGACAGCCTCACCCAGGCGACGGTCATCACGGCCGACGGCACCCAGGTGACGGCGAACGCGTCGTCCCACTCCGACCTCTTCTGGGCACTGCGCGGCGCCGGCAACGGCAACTTCGGCGTGGTCACGGAACTGCAGTTCAAGACCCACCCGGCCCCGCAGGCGGTCACGGCGTACATGACCTGGCCGTGGGCGAAGGCCGCCGCGGTCCTCAGGGCCTGGCAGGAGTGGGGCCCGACCCAGCCCGACGAGATCTGGTCCTCCCTGCACCTGGAGTGCTCACCGGGCCGCACCCCCACCATCTCCGTGGCCTGCTTCTCCCTCGGCACCTACGGCGAACTGCAGAACGCCGTGGACCGCCTGGCCCACGCCGCCGGCGCGAACGCCTCCTCCGTCACCCTGCGCCGCCGGGGCTACGAGGAGGCGATGGAGATCTACGCCGGCTGCTCCTCCTTCTCCTCGGACGCCCAGTGCCACCTGCCGGGCTCCACCCCCGGCCGCTCCCCCCAGGGCCGCCTGGGCCGGGAGACCTACGCGGCCCGCTCGGACTTCTTCGACCGCTCGCTGTCGGCGGCGGGCATCCAGACGGTGCTGCGGCAGATCGCCTCGGTCCGGGGCGGCGCGGGCAGCATCGCGTTCACCGCCCTCGGCGGCGCGGTCAACCGGGTCTCCCCCACGGCGACGGCCTTCGTCCACCGCCGCTCCCGGATGCTGGCCCAGTACATCGCGTCCTGGGGCGCGGGGGCCTCCGGCGGCACGGCCCAGTCCTGGCTGGCCTCGGCCCACCAGGCGATGGCCCCGTACGCCTCGGGCGCGGCGTACCAGAACTACACCGACTCGACGTTGAAGGACTGGAAGAAGGCGTACTACGGCGACGCGGCGACCCGGCTTGCCACGGTGAAGAAGCAGTACGACCCGCAGCGCTTCTTCTCGTACGCGCAGGGGCTCTAG